One part of the Syntrophales bacterium genome encodes these proteins:
- the rpsG gene encoding 30S ribosomal protein S7, with translation MPRRRDVAKRKVMPDQKYNNVLIARFINNLLKRGKKSVAESILYDSLDLVEERMKESPLSVFERALENVKPVLEVKSKRVGGATYQVPTEVRPDRRIALAIRWIIGNAKSRPGRSMEEKLAAEFMDAASNRGASVKKREDTHKMAEANKAFAHYRF, from the coding sequence ATGCCGAGAAGACGAGACGTAGCGAAACGAAAAGTGATGCCGGATCAAAAGTACAACAACGTGCTGATTGCCCGGTTCATCAACAATCTTTTGAAGCGAGGCAAAAAGAGCGTTGCGGAGTCGATACTGTACGACTCGCTCGATCTTGTGGAAGAGCGCATGAAGGAATCACCGCTGTCAGTGTTTGAGCGGGCCCTCGAGAACGTAAAACCTGTTCTTGAGGTTAAATCGAAGAGGGTGGGCGGCGCCACCTACCAGGTTCCGACGGAAGTGAGACCCGATCGACGTATTGCCCTTGCCATTCGATGGATAATAGGGAACGCGAAAAGCCGTCCCGGGAGAAGCATGGAGGAAAAACTCGCGGCCGAATTCATGGATGCCGCAAGCAACCGGGGTGCCTCCGTAAAGAAAAGAGAGGATACCCACAAGATGGCCGAGGCAAACAAGGCCTTCGCTCATTACCGGTTCTGA
- the tuf gene encoding elongation factor Tu, with product MAKKKFERKKPHLNIGTIGHVDHGKTTLTAAITKHLSSKGLADFMAFEQIDNAPEEKERGVTINISHVEYETDKRHYAHVDCPGHADYIKNMISGAAHMDGTILVVAASDGPMPQTREHILLARQVQVPYIVVFMNKVDLVDDPELLDLVELELRELLTAYEFPGDELPIIRGSALKALETDDPNSEDARCIKELMDAVDTFIPEPVRDTDKPFLMPIGDVFTISGRGTVVTGRIDRGIIRTGEEVEVVGIRPTFKTVCTGVEMFRKTLDEGRAGDDVGVLLRGTKREEVERGQVVAKPGSITPHTKFVAQVYVLTKEEGGRHTPFFEGYRPQFYFRTTDVTGVAHLPEGVEMVMPGDNVELRGELITPIAMEEQLRFAIREGGRTVGAGVVSKILE from the coding sequence ATGGCGAAGAAAAAATTTGAAAGGAAAAAGCCCCATCTCAATATTGGGACAATCGGCCATGTCGATCACGGCAAAACAACCTTGACTGCCGCGATAACAAAGCACCTGTCCTCAAAGGGCCTTGCCGATTTCATGGCCTTTGAGCAGATCGACAATGCGCCCGAGGAGAAGGAGCGAGGCGTAACCATCAACATCTCTCACGTTGAATACGAAACGGACAAGCGCCACTATGCGCACGTGGATTGCCCCGGTCACGCCGACTATATAAAGAACATGATTTCGGGAGCCGCCCACATGGACGGAACCATTCTGGTCGTTGCCGCCTCCGACGGACCCATGCCCCAGACTCGTGAGCATATACTCCTCGCCCGCCAGGTGCAGGTTCCCTATATAGTTGTGTTCATGAACAAGGTTGACCTTGTCGATGATCCTGAACTGCTGGACCTTGTCGAACTGGAACTGCGAGAGCTTCTCACGGCCTACGAGTTTCCCGGCGATGAACTGCCTATCATCCGCGGTTCCGCCCTGAAGGCACTTGAGACGGACGATCCGAATTCAGAGGATGCCAGGTGCATCAAGGAACTGATGGATGCCGTCGACACCTTTATTCCCGAACCTGTGAGAGACACGGATAAACCCTTCCTCATGCCCATAGGCGATGTTTTCACCATATCGGGCAGGGGTACCGTTGTGACGGGAAGAATCGATCGTGGCATCATCAGAACCGGCGAGGAAGTTGAAGTGGTCGGTATCCGGCCCACTTTCAAGACGGTCTGCACCGGTGTCGAGATGTTCAGAAAGACCCTCGACGAAGGCCGTGCGGGAGATGACGTGGGCGTTCTTCTCAGAGGGACCAAGCGGGAAGAAGTGGAGCGGGGCCAGGTCGTGGCAAAGCCCGGTTCGATCACTCCCCATACGAAATTTGTGGCCCAGGTCTATGTTCTGACCAAGGAAGAGGGCGGACGACACACCCCCTTCTTCGAAGGCTACCGGCCGCAGTTTTACTTCAGAACGACAGACGTGACGGGCGTCGCGCACCTTCCCGAAGGAGTCGAGATGGTCATGCCCGGCGATAACGTCGAGCTGAGGGGAGAGTTGATCACGCCCATAGCCATGGAAGAACAACTCCGGTTCGCTATCCGTGAAGGCGGCAGAACCGTCGGCGCGGGCGTCGTCAGCAAGATTCTGGAATAA
- the rpsJ gene encoding 30S ribosomal protein S10 — translation MENQKIRIRLKSYDYKLLDRSAEDIVETAKRTGARVAGPIPLPTDINRYCVNRSPHVDKKSREQFEIRTHKRLIDIIEPTQATVDTLMKLDLSAGVDVEIKL, via the coding sequence ATGGAAAATCAAAAGATACGCATCAGGCTCAAATCCTACGATTACAAGCTGCTCGACCGGTCGGCGGAAGATATCGTAGAAACGGCGAAGAGAACGGGAGCCCGTGTTGCGGGGCCGATCCCGCTCCCCACGGACATCAACCGATACTGCGTGAACCGGTCGCCCCATGTGGATAAAAAATCCAGGGAGCAGTTCGAGATCCGGACGCACAAGAGACTGATCGACATAATCGAGCCCACACAGGCAACCGTCGACACGTTGATGAAACTCGACCTGTCGGCCGGTGTTGATGTGGAAATCAAATTGTAA
- the rplC gene encoding 50S ribosomal protein L3, with translation MKRGLIGKKLGMTQIFWEDGSVIPVTVVEAGPCVVIQKKTKETDGYGAVQIGFERRREKRTTKPLQGHFKKADKGFFRVLKEIRTETPEDYEVGQELRADIFSIGDRVDVVGTTKGKGFAGVIKRHGFGGGRASHGSMFHRAPGSIGASASPARVFKGTKLPGHAGNSHKTAQNLVVVGVRPESNLILVKGAVPGSTSGIVFIKDAVK, from the coding sequence ATGAAACGGGGATTGATAGGCAAGAAACTGGGTATGACCCAGATATTTTGGGAGGATGGCTCTGTCATTCCTGTGACGGTCGTGGAAGCGGGGCCTTGTGTGGTCATCCAGAAAAAAACAAAGGAAACAGACGGATACGGGGCGGTGCAGATCGGATTTGAGCGGCGCAGAGAAAAACGGACCACCAAGCCCCTGCAGGGGCACTTCAAGAAAGCCGACAAGGGTTTTTTCAGGGTCCTCAAGGAGATCAGAACCGAAACTCCGGAAGATTACGAAGTCGGGCAGGAATTAAGGGCGGACATTTTTTCCATCGGTGATCGCGTCGATGTGGTGGGAACTACCAAGGGTAAAGGTTTTGCCGGTGTCATCAAGCGGCATGGCTTCGGTGGCGGCAGGGCCTCCCATGGATCCATGTTTCACCGGGCCCCGGGTTCAATCGGTGCCAGCGCATCTCCCGCGAGAGTATTCAAGGGGACCAAGCTTCCCGGCCACGCGGGGAATAGCCACAAGACGGCTCAAAACCTGGTCGTCGTGGGCGTCAGGCCCGAGAGCAATCTGATTCTCGTCAAGGGTGCCGTTCCGGGCAGCACCAGCGGTATCGTCTTCATCAAGGACGCCGTTAAATAG
- the rplD gene encoding 50S ribosomal protein L4 codes for MALQAVYDINRNEVGEVDLDDRVFAVPVNTDVIYEVVTMQRAQRRSGTASTKRRGDVHGGGKKPWRQKGTGRARAGTIRSPLWKGGGVVFGPHPRSYSFKVPRKVRKAALKSALSMKLKENQLIILREFPMEEIRTKRFKEVMDRFELAKTLFVLDREDTVLDKSSRNIPDVKMMRAEGINVYDLLRYDTVVLMEPSVKMIEGALLS; via the coding sequence ATGGCCCTTCAGGCAGTATACGACATAAACAGAAACGAGGTCGGCGAGGTTGATCTTGACGATCGCGTGTTTGCGGTTCCCGTCAATACCGACGTCATCTATGAAGTTGTGACCATGCAGCGGGCACAGCGAAGGAGCGGTACGGCATCGACAAAGCGTAGGGGCGACGTGCACGGAGGCGGGAAAAAACCCTGGAGGCAGAAGGGAACCGGAAGGGCGCGGGCTGGAACCATACGTTCACCTCTCTGGAAGGGGGGCGGTGTTGTTTTCGGTCCCCATCCCCGCAGTTACTCCTTCAAGGTTCCGAGGAAAGTACGCAAGGCGGCTCTCAAGTCTGCGTTGAGCATGAAGTTGAAAGAAAACCAGCTGATTATTCTCAGGGAATTTCCCATGGAAGAAATCAGAACAAAGCGGTTCAAGGAAGTAATGGATCGCTTCGAACTGGCAAAAACACTCTTTGTGCTGGACAGGGAGGATACAGTTCTTGACAAATCGTCCCGGAACATACCCGATGTCAAGATGATGAGGGCTGAAGGCATCAACGTCTATGACCTGTTGCGCTACGACACGGTGGTTCTCATGGAGCCGTCGGTAAAAATGATAGAGGGGGCGTTGTTGTCATGA
- a CDS encoding 50S ribosomal protein L23 has protein sequence MMELYSVIKRPLITEKSTILREQDNAYVFEIDRSATKIDVRRAVEKIFKVRVADVRTVNMRGKTKRRGRIVGRRNHWKKAIVTLAPGNTIELFEGV, from the coding sequence ATGATGGAATTGTATTCAGTCATAAAGCGGCCCCTGATAACGGAAAAAAGTACGATTTTGCGTGAGCAGGACAATGCCTATGTCTTTGAGATAGATCGTTCCGCTACGAAGATAGACGTAAGACGGGCCGTGGAAAAGATTTTCAAGGTCAGGGTGGCTGATGTACGTACCGTCAATATGCGGGGAAAGACAAAGCGCCGCGGAAGAATAGTCGGCAGGCGAAATCACTGGAAGAAGGCGATTGTCACCCTTGCTCCGGGCAACACGATCGAACTCTTTGAAGGCGTATAA
- the rplB gene encoding 50S ribosomal protein L2, which produces MGIKTYKPTSPGRRLQTGASFEEITGCASEKSLLRPLKKSGGRNNYGRMTSRYKGGGHKRAYRLIDFKREKTDIPARVVAIEYDPNRSSRIALLSYRDGEKRYILAPVGLQPGDTVISSESADVKPGNALPLKSIPLGTLIHNLELKIGKGGQIIRSAGSYGQLMAKEGSYALIRLPSGEVRKVRIECKATIGQVGNIEHENISLGKAGRARWLGIRPHVRGVVKNPVDHPMGGGEGKSSGGRHPCTPWGVPTKGYKTRKRSKESDKYIVKKRG; this is translated from the coding sequence ATGGGGATTAAAACGTATAAGCCGACATCGCCGGGAAGGCGGCTGCAGACGGGGGCGTCCTTTGAAGAAATAACCGGTTGCGCTTCCGAAAAGTCGTTGCTGCGGCCCCTGAAGAAATCGGGAGGGCGCAACAACTACGGAAGGATGACAAGCCGCTACAAGGGTGGAGGGCACAAGCGCGCGTACCGGCTGATTGATTTCAAGCGGGAGAAAACAGACATACCGGCCCGGGTTGTGGCCATCGAATACGACCCGAATCGCTCTTCTCGTATCGCGCTTCTCTCTTACCGTGACGGGGAAAAACGCTACATACTGGCTCCCGTGGGTCTGCAGCCCGGAGATACCGTCATCAGCAGCGAAAGTGCCGACGTTAAGCCCGGAAACGCCCTGCCCCTGAAGAGCATCCCCCTGGGTACGCTGATTCACAACCTTGAGCTTAAGATCGGCAAAGGGGGGCAGATAATCAGGAGTGCGGGATCCTACGGCCAGTTGATGGCAAAGGAGGGCTCATACGCGCTGATTCGTCTTCCTTCGGGCGAAGTCCGCAAGGTACGGATCGAATGTAAGGCGACCATCGGCCAGGTTGGAAATATCGAGCACGAGAATATCAGTCTCGGCAAGGCCGGAAGGGCGCGATGGCTTGGAATCCGTCCGCATGTCAGGGGTGTCGTCAAGAACCCCGTGGATCATCCCATGGGCGGAGGGGAGGGAAAGTCGTCCGGCGGTCGTCATCCCTGTACACCTTGGGGCGTTCCCACGAAGGGCTACAAGACACGAAAGCGCAGCAAGGAATCCGACAAATATATCGTGAAGAAGAGAGGTTAA
- the rpsS gene encoding 30S ribosomal protein S19: MARSVKKGPYIEEKLLKKVRKAEEAGSRAVIKTWSRRSTITPELLGHTFAVHNGKKFIPVYVTENMVGHKLGEFAPTRTFYGHAGDRKSKLRKR, from the coding sequence GTGGCGCGTTCGGTAAAGAAAGGTCCCTACATCGAAGAAAAGCTTCTGAAAAAAGTGCGTAAGGCCGAAGAAGCGGGGAGTAGAGCGGTAATAAAAACGTGGTCCCGCCGTTCCACGATTACCCCCGAACTGCTCGGGCATACCTTCGCGGTGCATAACGGGAAAAAGTTTATCCCCGTGTATGTAACGGAAAACATGGTGGGCCACAAACTCGGCGAATTTGCTCCCACACGCACATTTTACGGTCACGCAGGGGATAGAAAATCGAAACTGAGGAAGAGATAA
- the rplV gene encoding 50S ribosomal protein L22 yields the protein MQAKAIAKYVRISPQKVSLVIDLIRGKRIEEAETVLKFTEKKAAQIIGKLLKSAVANAAQNPNMDESVLYVKEAYVGPGPTLKRWRSRAQGRVAPIRKKTSNITVIVAER from the coding sequence ATGCAAGCGAAAGCCATAGCCAAATATGTGCGCATATCACCGCAGAAGGTATCATTGGTGATTGACCTGATCCGCGGAAAGCGGATCGAGGAAGCCGAGACGGTACTGAAATTTACGGAGAAAAAAGCGGCGCAGATCATCGGAAAGCTGTTGAAGTCGGCTGTTGCCAACGCGGCACAGAATCCCAACATGGATGAATCCGTCCTCTACGTGAAAGAAGCCTATGTTGGCCCCGGGCCCACGCTGAAACGGTGGCGGTCGCGGGCGCAGGGAAGAGTGGCGCCGATACGAAAAAAGACCAGCAACATCACCGTAATAGTGGCGGAACGGTAA
- the rpsC gene encoding 30S ribosomal protein S3 — MGQKVNPIGFRLGINKTWNSRWFAGKNYSKLLHEDIKIRNFLKKKFYHAGISKIEIERAAEKAKINIYTARPGIIIGRKGSEIEKIKAELERFMSGEAIINILEVRKPEVDAQLVAENIALQLERRVAFRRAMKRGVQTAMKFGAQGIRVTCAGRLGGAEMARREWYREGRVPLHTLRADIDYGLAEANTTYGRIGVKVLIFHGEVLPEGKAATT; from the coding sequence TTGGGCCAGAAAGTAAATCCGATCGGATTCAGGCTGGGGATCAACAAAACGTGGAATTCCCGATGGTTTGCGGGTAAGAACTACAGCAAGCTGTTGCATGAGGATATCAAGATCAGGAACTTCCTGAAAAAGAAATTTTATCATGCCGGCATATCGAAAATTGAAATTGAGCGGGCTGCGGAAAAAGCAAAAATAAATATTTACACGGCCAGGCCCGGTATCATCATCGGCAGGAAGGGTTCGGAAATTGAAAAGATCAAGGCCGAACTCGAGCGGTTCATGTCCGGTGAGGCCATCATCAATATACTCGAGGTGCGCAAGCCCGAGGTGGATGCGCAGCTTGTGGCGGAAAATATAGCGCTGCAGTTGGAACGCCGGGTCGCTTTTCGACGGGCGATGAAGCGAGGCGTTCAGACAGCCATGAAATTCGGTGCCCAGGGAATCAGGGTTACCTGTGCGGGACGGCTCGGTGGTGCCGAGATGGCGCGGCGGGAATGGTATCGCGAAGGCCGCGTGCCTCTTCATACGTTGCGGGCGGACATTGATTACGGATTGGCGGAGGCGAACACGACCTACGGGAGGATCGGGGTCAAGGTGCTCATATTCCACGGAGAAGTGTTGCCCGAGGGAAAAGCGGCGACTACCTAG
- the rplP gene encoding 50S ribosomal protein L16, which produces MLAPKRVKYRKAQKMRGSLGGKAQRGNKVDFGEYGLQAVENGQITARQIEAARIAITRHVRRGGKVWIRIFPHKPITRKPLETRMGKGKGSPEEWVAVVRRGAVLYEMEGIPKEIAREAFKLAAQKLPVATKFLSREILDEV; this is translated from the coding sequence ATGCTGGCTCCAAAACGAGTAAAATACCGAAAAGCACAGAAAATGAGGGGTTCCCTGGGGGGTAAGGCCCAGCGAGGGAACAAGGTTGACTTCGGTGAGTATGGGTTGCAAGCCGTTGAAAACGGCCAGATCACGGCTCGCCAGATCGAGGCCGCCCGTATCGCCATTACTCGCCACGTCAGGCGCGGAGGCAAGGTCTGGATACGCATATTCCCCCATAAACCCATAACCAGGAAGCCTCTTGAAACGCGAATGGGGAAGGGGAAGGGTTCTCCGGAAGAATGGGTTGCCGTCGTCAGGAGAGGAGCCGTTCTCTATGAAATGGAAGGAATCCCCAAGGAAATCGCCCGCGAGGCCTTCAAGCTGGCGGCCCAGAAACTTCCCGTAGCGACGAAATTCCTATCCCGGGAGATATTGGATGAAGTCTAA
- the rpmC gene encoding 50S ribosomal protein L29, whose product MKSKDVRELSVEELQQREKRLEEDLFRLRFRNTAGQLESSASLGKTRRNIALIKTILREKGVQ is encoded by the coding sequence ATGAAGTCTAAAGACGTCAGAGAGTTAAGTGTTGAGGAGCTGCAGCAGAGGGAGAAGCGCCTGGAGGAAGACCTTTTCAGGTTGCGCTTCCGCAACACGGCGGGCCAGCTTGAATCATCGGCATCGCTGGGGAAGACCCGCAGGAATATCGCCCTGATAAAGACAATTCTCAGGGAAAAGGGGGTACAATAG
- the rpsQ gene encoding 30S ribosomal protein S17 encodes MDQRKPRKTLQGIVVSDKMDKTVVVRTERLVKFPKFHKYIKRHVTYKAHDEENSCGIGDRVLIAESRPLSKEKRWRVRQIIEKAR; translated from the coding sequence ATGGATCAGCGCAAGCCACGGAAAACCCTTCAGGGAATCGTCGTCAGCGACAAAATGGACAAGACAGTTGTCGTACGGACAGAGCGGCTGGTAAAGTTCCCGAAGTTTCACAAGTACATAAAACGACACGTCACATATAAGGCCCACGACGAAGAAAACAGCTGCGGTATCGGAGATCGTGTGCTGATTGCTGAGTCCAGGCCTCTGAGCAAGGAAAAAAGATGGCGGGTCAGGCAGATCATTGAGAAGGCCAGGTAG
- the rplN gene encoding 50S ribosomal protein L14, with product MIQMQTSLNVADNSGAKRVSCIKVLGGSKRRYARVGDVIIVSVKEAMPHGKVKKGDVMKAVVVRTTKETSRDDGTSLRFDDNAAVLINDNMEPVGTRIFGPVARELRARQFMKIVSLAPEAL from the coding sequence ATGATACAGATGCAGACATCCTTGAATGTGGCGGACAACTCCGGTGCCAAACGGGTGAGTTGCATTAAGGTTCTCGGCGGGTCGAAAAGACGGTACGCCCGGGTTGGTGACGTCATAATCGTTTCCGTGAAAGAGGCGATGCCCCACGGGAAAGTGAAAAAGGGAGATGTCATGAAGGCCGTGGTGGTGAGAACAACGAAAGAAACGAGCCGTGACGACGGAACCAGTTTGCGGTTCGACGATAATGCCGCTGTTCTTATAAACGATAATATGGAGCCCGTGGGAACAAGAATATTCGGACCCGTGGCCCGGGAGTTACGGGCCAGGCAGTTCATGAAAATAGTTTCACTGGCGCCTGAAGCGCTCTAA
- the rplX gene encoding 50S ribosomal protein L24, whose translation MHVKKGDTVKILAGKEKGKTGKILSILQDKGRVVVEKVNFVKKHQRPDGKGKGGILQKEGSIHLSNVMVLCGKCEKGIRVGYRKLEDGKKVRVCRKCGEVLDA comes from the coding sequence ATGCATGTAAAAAAAGGTGACACTGTAAAAATCCTCGCGGGCAAGGAAAAGGGAAAGACCGGAAAGATTCTTTCCATTCTTCAGGATAAGGGAAGAGTCGTGGTGGAGAAGGTAAACTTCGTAAAAAAACACCAGCGTCCCGACGGAAAAGGTAAAGGCGGGATCCTCCAGAAAGAAGGTTCGATCCATCTTTCAAACGTCATGGTCCTCTGCGGAAAATGTGAGAAGGGGATCCGCGTGGGGTACAGGAAACTTGAAGACGGCAAGAAAGTACGTGTCTGCAGGAAGTGCGGCGAGGTACTTGACGCATAG
- the rplE gene encoding 50S ribosomal protein L5: MARLKEYYRSEVLPALTKKFGYRNRMEVPRLEKIVLNMGLGEAIQNVKILDGAVAELAMISGQKPVITKAKKSIATFKLRKGMSIGCMVTLRSDRMYEFFDRFVNVAIPRIRDFRGISPRSFDGRGNFSTGVNEHYIFPETDLDKIEKVLGLNITIVTTAQTDDEARELLRLMGLAFRN, translated from the coding sequence ATGGCGAGACTGAAAGAATACTACAGAAGCGAGGTCCTTCCCGCTCTGACAAAGAAATTCGGCTACAGGAACAGAATGGAAGTTCCCCGGCTCGAGAAGATCGTTCTGAACATGGGGCTGGGGGAGGCCATACAGAACGTGAAGATCCTTGACGGCGCGGTGGCTGAACTCGCCATGATCAGCGGTCAGAAACCGGTTATCACAAAGGCGAAGAAATCGATTGCCACCTTCAAACTGAGAAAGGGCATGTCCATCGGGTGCATGGTGACTCTCAGGAGTGACCGGATGTATGAGTTCTTTGACCGCTTTGTCAATGTCGCCATCCCCCGGATCAGGGATTTCAGGGGTATTTCCCCCCGGTCCTTCGATGGGAGAGGAAACTTCTCGACGGGCGTCAACGAACACTATATTTTCCCCGAAACGGATCTTGACAAGATAGAGAAGGTCCTTGGTCTGAACATCACTATTGTTACAACGGCACAGACGGACGATGAGGCGCGGGAGTTGCTTCGACTGATGGGTCTGGCCTTTCGAAACTAG
- a CDS encoding type Z 30S ribosomal protein S14, producing the protein MAKTSLMVKSKRKQKFSVREYNRCPLCGRARAYYRKFDMCRICLRTRALDGGIPGVIKASW; encoded by the coding sequence GTGGCAAAAACGTCCTTGATGGTAAAATCGAAAAGGAAACAGAAGTTTTCTGTACGGGAATATAATCGATGTCCCCTCTGCGGAAGAGCGCGCGCCTACTATCGAAAATTTGACATGTGCCGGATATGCCTGAGAACACGGGCACTCGATGGAGGGATTCCCGGCGTTATCAAGGCGAGTTGGTAA